The Gemmatimonadaceae bacterium genome has a segment encoding these proteins:
- a CDS encoding DUF4412 domain-containing protein: MKTIRFSIRELVVLIPIVVITARAGAQKTFTGTITYDVTLSDKQMQISISSRDKLVRQDFVLPADAPPEAQTYQIFDYGNGNVTTVLPGMKKYMVTNLKTLRDAMGQRGDEHTDDVRKALEDIKPSHRQETIAGYTCDVYTLKSTPRDEWCITTGLGHFLYFEGATDIDADSPATVGGNSPTASLMRTFKNGAVVLRMRMMSRNGETVSMVATKLDRTTPPATLFVRPASFEEMNPFKAP; the protein is encoded by the coding sequence GTGAAGACGATTCGCTTTTCCATTCGTGAGCTGGTCGTCCTGATCCCGATCGTCGTGATCACGGCACGGGCCGGCGCGCAGAAAACTTTTACGGGTACGATCACCTACGACGTCACGTTGAGCGATAAGCAGATGCAGATCAGCATCAGCTCACGCGACAAGCTCGTGCGTCAGGATTTCGTGCTCCCCGCCGACGCGCCGCCCGAAGCTCAGACCTATCAGATCTTCGATTATGGAAACGGGAATGTCACCACGGTTCTGCCGGGCATGAAGAAGTACATGGTGACGAATCTCAAAACGCTTCGCGACGCGATGGGCCAGCGCGGCGACGAGCACACAGACGATGTGCGCAAGGCGCTCGAAGACATCAAGCCGAGTCACCGGCAGGAGACAATCGCCGGTTACACCTGCGATGTGTACACGCTCAAGAGCACTCCTCGTGACGAATGGTGCATCACGACTGGGCTGGGGCACTTTCTCTACTTCGAGGGCGCGACGGACATCGACGCGGATAGCCCAGCGACGGTCGGCGGCAATTCGCCGACGGCGAGTCTCATGCGCACGTTCAAAAACGGTGCGGTTGTGCTCCGCATGCGCATGATGTCCCGCAACGGCGAGACTGTGAGCATGGTCGCGACGAAGCTCGATCGAACGACGCCGCCGGCGACGCTCTTCGTCCGTCCCGCGAGCTTCGAGGAAATGAACCCGTTCAAGGCGCCGTGA
- a CDS encoding 2-oxoacid:acceptor oxidoreductase subunit alpha yields the protein MVNDFAFKIATVNGTGSASANGLLMQSIYRMGIPVSGKNVFPSNIQGLPTWYEIRVSKKGYTSRPAHIDLVVALNPATYAKDVSAVKRGGWLLYDSSWPLDAALARDDIQILGVPFGQLCVAAFAGDRERTLMRNIAYTGALVALLDIDMDVIGEMIREQFAKKRSLLDSNFRALHLGYDYTKKHYACPLPIRLERMNATRDQVLLDGNTAAALGCLYAGATVGAWYPITPATSLMEAFSGFCKRYRVDPETKRNNFCILQAEDELAAAGITIGAGWAGARAFTSTAGPGISLMSEFIGLAYYTEIPGVFFDIQRTGPSTGMPTRTQQADLLSIAYLSHGDTKHIALFPSSPAECFSMSVTAFDLTERFQTPVFVVSDLDIGMNDWMVPRLTWDDSYRPDRGKVLGADDLERVKRFSRYLDVDGDGIAARSLPGVHPKGAYFVRGSGHDKHAAYTEDADEYREVVDRLAKKLKTAEGAVPEPEMHRNGGKISVGIVALGGTHAALLEARDALAANGIEVDYMRIKAFPFGTVVREFLETHETIFVVEQNRDAQLRSLLAIETGLARDRMTPVLDYGGMPLTADFVTSEVTRHLEARVA from the coding sequence ATGGTCAACGACTTCGCCTTCAAGATCGCTACGGTCAACGGCACCGGCTCGGCCAGCGCCAACGGCTTGCTCATGCAGTCGATTTATCGCATGGGCATTCCAGTGTCCGGGAAGAACGTATTTCCATCGAACATCCAGGGATTGCCGACGTGGTACGAGATCCGCGTGAGCAAGAAGGGCTACACATCGCGCCCCGCGCACATCGACCTCGTGGTCGCGCTCAATCCGGCGACCTACGCGAAGGACGTCTCAGCCGTTAAGCGTGGCGGGTGGCTGCTCTACGATTCGTCATGGCCGCTCGACGCCGCGCTGGCGCGCGACGACATTCAGATCCTTGGCGTGCCGTTCGGGCAACTCTGTGTCGCAGCCTTCGCCGGAGACCGCGAGCGCACGCTGATGCGCAACATTGCGTACACGGGTGCGCTCGTCGCGCTGCTCGACATCGACATGGACGTCATCGGCGAAATGATCCGCGAGCAGTTCGCGAAGAAGCGCTCTTTGCTCGACTCGAACTTCCGCGCCCTTCATCTCGGCTACGATTACACGAAGAAGCATTACGCCTGTCCGCTGCCGATTCGGCTCGAGCGCATGAACGCGACGCGTGATCAGGTTCTCCTCGACGGTAACACGGCGGCGGCGTTGGGCTGCCTCTATGCCGGCGCGACGGTGGGTGCCTGGTACCCGATCACGCCCGCGACGTCCCTCATGGAGGCCTTCAGCGGGTTTTGCAAACGCTATCGCGTCGATCCCGAGACGAAGCGCAACAACTTCTGCATCCTGCAGGCCGAAGACGAACTCGCGGCAGCCGGCATCACAATCGGCGCCGGGTGGGCGGGTGCGCGCGCGTTCACCTCGACGGCGGGTCCCGGGATCTCGCTCATGAGCGAGTTTATCGGGCTCGCGTACTACACCGAGATCCCGGGGGTCTTTTTCGACATCCAGCGTACCGGTCCGTCCACCGGCATGCCGACGCGCACGCAGCAGGCGGATCTGCTCTCGATTGCGTATCTCTCGCATGGCGACACGAAGCACATCGCGCTCTTTCCGTCCAGTCCCGCTGAGTGCTTCTCCATGTCGGTGACGGCATTCGACCTCACGGAGCGATTCCAGACACCCGTGTTCGTCGTCTCGGACCTCGATATTGGGATGAACGACTGGATGGTGCCGCGCCTAACGTGGGACGACAGCTATCGGCCCGACCGCGGCAAAGTGCTCGGCGCCGACGATCTGGAGCGCGTCAAGCGCTTCTCGCGCTATCTCGACGTCGACGGCGACGGCATCGCCGCCCGTTCACTTCCCGGCGTGCATCCGAAAGGCGCGTACTTCGTGCGCGGTTCCGGTCACGACAAGCACGCCGCGTACACCGAGGACGCCGACGAATATCGAGAGGTCGTCGATCGTCTTGCGAAGAAGCTCAAGACGGCGGAAGGAGCTGTGCCCGAGCCGGAAATGCACCGGAACGGGGGAAAGATATCGGTCGGAATCGTCGCCCTTGGCGGGACGCACGCGGCTCTTCTCGAAGCGCGTGACGCGCTTGCAGCTAATGGGATCGAAGTCGATTACATGCGCATCAAGGCGTTCCCCTTTGGGACGGTGGTGCGGGAGTTCCTCGAGACGCACGAGACGATTTTCGTCGTCGAGCAGAATCGCGACGCGCAACTCCGATCGCTCCTCGCGATCGAGACGGGACTGGCGCGCGATCGGATGACGCCGGTGTTGGATTACGGCGGGATGCCGCTCACCGCCGACTTCGTCACGTCCGAAGTCACGCGGCACCTGGAGGCACGCGTTGCATGA
- a CDS encoding FAD-dependent oxidoreductase — protein sequence MATDVSNPQYYHKVVDCQWACPAHTNVPEYIRLIAQGRYTESYLLNRESNVFPGILGRTCDRPCEPACRRGRVDGKPVAICRLKRVAADLRDDVREFLPPIPSQKNGKRVALIGAGPASLTVANDLMPLGYEIVIYEKHRRAGGLMRVNIPSFRLPAEVLDEETQMILDMGVDIRYDTPVTSMRALLDEGYDAIFVGSGAPTGKELEIPGRHDTDQIFIGIEWLANVHFGHIDRIGERVLIIGVGNTAMDCCRTSRRLGGADIKVIARRSRPYFKASPWELEDAEEEGVEVVENHSPKRFVVERGKLVGMELDRLRWFEQSGKQKSEVVETVVIPCDSVILAIGQENAFPWLERDLGVEFDENNMPKVDKLTFASSRAGVFFGGDASWGPANIIWAVEHGHQAAISIHNHCMGLPLTERPAYGMNLVSAKVGMHAWSYSNDYSSAMRTKMTHADLTRRFAKLSVEVELGFTPEQTATEVERCLNCDIETHFTSNLCIECDACVDVCPVNCLTIAPGGSEVDLRSRLSAPATNLTQEIYVSDSLPQTRRVMVKDEDVCLHCGLCAERCPTAAWDMRRFDLLVPYAGKEGLGAGGLGLGPSPTSPRAPSTLVPSP from the coding sequence GTGGCCACCGACGTCAGCAATCCGCAGTACTATCACAAGGTCGTCGACTGCCAATGGGCGTGTCCGGCGCACACCAATGTGCCCGAGTACATCCGTCTCATCGCGCAGGGACGTTACACGGAATCGTACCTCCTCAATCGCGAGTCAAACGTCTTTCCGGGGATTCTCGGCCGCACCTGCGACCGGCCGTGCGAGCCCGCCTGTCGTCGAGGGCGCGTCGACGGGAAGCCGGTGGCCATCTGCCGGCTGAAGCGCGTCGCCGCGGATCTTCGCGACGACGTTCGCGAGTTTCTTCCGCCGATTCCGTCGCAGAAGAACGGCAAGCGTGTCGCGCTCATCGGCGCCGGGCCAGCCTCACTCACGGTCGCGAACGACCTCATGCCGCTTGGCTACGAGATCGTGATCTATGAGAAGCATCGACGTGCGGGCGGCCTGATGCGGGTCAACATCCCGTCGTTCCGATTGCCGGCGGAAGTGCTCGACGAGGAAACGCAAATGATCCTCGACATGGGCGTGGACATTCGGTACGACACGCCCGTGACGAGCATGCGCGCGCTCCTGGATGAAGGGTATGACGCGATCTTTGTCGGGAGTGGAGCGCCGACGGGGAAGGAGCTGGAGATTCCGGGACGACACGACACCGATCAGATCTTCATCGGCATCGAATGGTTGGCGAACGTGCACTTCGGCCACATCGACCGCATCGGTGAGCGTGTGCTCATTATCGGCGTCGGCAACACGGCGATGGATTGCTGCCGAACGTCGCGCCGTCTCGGCGGTGCCGACATCAAGGTGATCGCGCGCCGATCACGTCCGTATTTCAAGGCATCACCGTGGGAGTTGGAGGACGCTGAAGAGGAAGGCGTCGAGGTCGTCGAGAACCATTCGCCCAAGCGATTCGTGGTCGAGAGGGGAAAGCTGGTTGGGATGGAGCTCGACAGGTTGCGTTGGTTCGAGCAGAGCGGGAAGCAGAAAAGTGAAGTCGTCGAGACGGTCGTGATTCCGTGCGACTCCGTGATTCTCGCCATCGGGCAGGAGAATGCGTTTCCGTGGCTCGAACGGGACCTCGGCGTCGAGTTCGACGAGAACAACATGCCGAAGGTCGATAAGCTTACGTTCGCGAGTTCACGCGCCGGTGTTTTTTTCGGCGGCGACGCGTCGTGGGGACCGGCGAACATCATCTGGGCCGTGGAGCACGGGCATCAGGCGGCGATCTCCATTCACAATCACTGCATGGGTCTACCGCTGACCGAGCGGCCGGCGTACGGCATGAACCTGGTGAGCGCGAAGGTCGGGATGCACGCGTGGAGCTACAGCAACGATTACAGCTCCGCGATGCGGACGAAGATGACGCATGCGGATCTTACGCGGCGCTTCGCGAAGCTGTCGGTCGAAGTCGAGCTGGGGTTCACGCCAGAGCAGACGGCAACCGAGGTAGAGCGATGTCTCAACTGCGATATCGAGACACACTTCACGTCGAATCTCTGCATCGAGTGCGACGCCTGTGTCGACGTATGTCCGGTGAATTGCCTAACGATCGCCCCGGGCGGCTCGGAGGTTGATCTCAGGTCGCGGCTCTCCGCGCCGGCCACGAACCTCACGCAGGAGATTTATGTCTCGGATTCCTTGCCACAGACCAGACGCGTGATGGTGAAGGACGAAGACGTCTGTCTGCACTGCGGTTTGTGCGCCGAACGGTGTCCGACGGCAGCGTGGGATATGCGGAGGTTCGATCTGCTTGTGCCGTACGCCGGGAAAGAGGGGCTAGGGGCCGGGGGCTTGGGGCTAGGGCCTTCTCCAACGAGTCCGCGCGCGCCGTCGACCCTCGTCCCCAGCCCCTAG
- a CDS encoding CHAD domain-containing protein translates to MIVMTMRTKPDLLEQPVERAARLVALRLLDNAAKARKRLDGDADADALHDFRVAIRRLRSWLRALGPWLEKSVPKKARRRLEKAAHLTGDSRDAEVHLEWLREQRAALSARQRRGLNWLIEQIETAKKDNDRAVFTKSANAFDRARSSLSDNLPVYSAHVDSHKEASRRQFSAVMAELLHDHVAVLAERLTRVEAFEDEKGAHAARIAGKRLRYLLEPIAEHVEGGADLVSDLSKLQDTFGSWHDVHVFSNTIVRASEDAAAEEGRNVSEAVVEGEDARRALRTDRQHQIRLGLLALAGRLHERGQEAYADAKDRWLNAGPSFVERVESVSQSLMAHASRGQEIEHKYLVRELPALPDDTTVVEIEQGYIPGREIVERLRRVRSVDGEVLRHERTVKLGKGVVRTEIEEEIPAELFARMWPLTDGRRLRKRRHVAQCGRHTWEVDEFLDRDLVLAEVELSDAHEDVDIPEWLAAVLVREVTDEREYTNAVLASGDRRVSEEPEKDLEHEDEGRASGDGATDDARITNQRRLASSSRWRREEPAVSEPPGA, encoded by the coding sequence ATGATCGTCATGACCATGCGCACCAAGCCGGACCTTCTCGAACAACCCGTGGAGCGGGCGGCACGCCTTGTCGCCTTGCGTCTGCTCGATAACGCGGCGAAGGCGCGCAAACGTCTCGACGGCGATGCGGACGCGGACGCACTGCACGACTTCCGCGTTGCGATCCGACGCCTGCGCAGCTGGCTGCGCGCTCTGGGCCCCTGGTTGGAGAAGAGCGTCCCGAAGAAGGCGCGGCGGCGCCTCGAGAAGGCGGCTCATCTCACGGGCGACAGTCGTGATGCCGAGGTTCACCTCGAGTGGCTGCGCGAACAGCGCGCCGCGCTCAGCGCGCGACAGCGTCGCGGTCTCAATTGGCTCATCGAACAGATCGAGACGGCCAAGAAAGACAATGATCGCGCGGTCTTCACGAAGAGCGCGAATGCGTTCGACCGTGCGCGAAGCAGCCTCTCCGACAACCTGCCGGTGTACAGCGCTCACGTCGATAGCCACAAAGAGGCGTCGCGACGCCAGTTCTCGGCCGTCATGGCGGAGTTGCTCCACGATCACGTGGCGGTGCTCGCCGAGCGCCTAACGCGAGTCGAGGCCTTCGAAGACGAGAAGGGTGCCCATGCGGCACGGATTGCCGGCAAGCGACTGCGCTACCTGCTCGAGCCGATCGCCGAGCACGTCGAAGGCGGCGCCGATCTCGTGAGCGATCTGTCGAAGTTGCAAGACACGTTCGGCAGCTGGCACGACGTGCACGTCTTCTCGAATACCATCGTCCGCGCGAGCGAAGATGCCGCGGCGGAAGAGGGACGAAATGTGTCGGAGGCCGTAGTCGAAGGAGAGGATGCGCGGCGCGCGCTGCGGACGGACCGACAGCACCAGATTCGTCTTGGCCTCCTCGCGCTCGCTGGCCGGCTGCACGAGCGAGGGCAGGAAGCGTACGCCGACGCGAAGGACAGATGGCTGAACGCCGGTCCGTCGTTCGTCGAGCGCGTGGAGTCCGTATCGCAGTCGTTGATGGCGCACGCCTCGAGAGGGCAGGAGATCGAGCACAAGTATCTCGTGCGCGAGTTACCGGCCCTGCCTGACGACACGACCGTCGTCGAGATCGAGCAGGGATACATACCGGGCAGGGAAATCGTCGAGCGTCTGCGTCGAGTGCGCTCGGTGGATGGCGAAGTCTTGCGCCATGAGCGAACGGTGAAGTTGGGCAAAGGCGTCGTGCGCACCGAGATCGAAGAGGAGATTCCCGCTGAGTTGTTCGCGCGCATGTGGCCGCTCACGGATGGGCGTCGGCTTCGCAAGCGCCGTCACGTGGCGCAGTGCGGACGACACACCTGGGAGGTCGACGAGTTCCTCGATCGCGACCTGGTTCTCGCCGAAGTCGAGCTCAGCGACGCGCATGAGGATGTCGACATCCCGGAGTGGCTCGCGGCCGTACTGGTGCGCGAGGTCACGGACGAACGCGAATACACGAACGCCGTGCTCGCGTCAGGAGATCGGCGCGTTTCCGAGGAGCCGGAGAAAGATCTCGAGCACGAGGACGAGGGACGTGCCAGCGGCGACGGCGCCACAGACGACGCGCGCATAACGAACCAGCGTCGCCTTGCGTCCAGCTCGCGCTGGCGCCGTGAAGAGCCAGCGGTCAGCGAGCCCCCAGGCGCCTAA
- a CDS encoding DUF4412 domain-containing protein, which produces MRVSHVVVFVLLIVSSVRVSAGAQKVFEGSVSYDVVLDGKPSQFVITARNKRVRQDTSLPDSVGVVTTTYEVFDYEHGTITTISPSTKRFTRMMISTFRESLGDPRSVTELRALERERLADIEGTGRRESILGLRCEIYTLKSTPGAEWCITTELGHFLAFEGQLGQLRAGTTAAFLNDDKLPRTAPTKFKNGAAVLRVHMTSADGREISMIATRIDHSTPSMDFFAVPPGFVEANTVVPSP; this is translated from the coding sequence ATGCGCGTCTCACACGTCGTTGTCTTCGTACTTCTGATCGTGAGCTCGGTGCGCGTATCCGCCGGCGCACAAAAGGTCTTCGAGGGCAGCGTCAGCTACGACGTTGTCCTCGATGGCAAGCCGAGCCAGTTCGTCATCACGGCTCGCAACAAGAGGGTTCGACAGGACACGAGCCTTCCGGATTCGGTCGGCGTCGTGACAACGACATACGAAGTGTTCGACTACGAACACGGAACGATCACCACGATTTCTCCTTCGACGAAGCGCTTCACGCGGATGATGATCAGCACATTCCGTGAGTCGCTCGGCGATCCCCGATCGGTCACCGAGCTCCGCGCGCTCGAGCGTGAGCGACTCGCCGACATCGAAGGAACTGGCCGTCGCGAGTCGATCCTCGGCTTGCGGTGCGAGATCTACACGCTCAAGAGCACGCCCGGCGCGGAATGGTGTATCACGACCGAACTGGGTCATTTCCTCGCATTCGAGGGTCAGCTGGGCCAACTCCGCGCCGGCACGACGGCGGCCTTTCTCAACGACGACAAGTTGCCTCGCACGGCGCCGACGAAATTCAAGAATGGGGCAGCAGTTCTGAGAGTGCACATGACAAGCGCCGACGGCCGAGAGATCAGCATGATTGCTACCAGAATCGATCACTCGACGCCCTCGATGGATTTCTTCGCCGTGCCGCCGGGCTTCGTCGAAGCGAATACGGTGGTGCCGTCGCCGTGA
- a CDS encoding 2-oxoacid:ferredoxin oxidoreductase subunit beta yields the protein MTSIQKPPVRHPSLQINALGLTKRDYEGAMSTLCAGCGHDSVTAAMVQAFFELDIPPHRAAKMSGIGCSSKTTAYFMRQSHGFNSVHGRMPSVASGANAANRDLIYIGVSGDGDSLSIGLGQLCHAIRRNVDMLYVLENNGVYGLTKGQFSASADVGSKSKRGESNVQRPIDPVLLALSLGATFVARGFSGDKTRLVPMLKAGLRHKGFALIDVISPCVSFNDHEGSTKSYRFTRENYHELAPVDFVPLQREITAETEQGASVSVTMHDGSILRFREVASEYDPTDRDAAYAHVRARQDRGEIVTGLLYIDERSADMHETAHTVERPLVDVPFEALCPGKAELEKLMDEYR from the coding sequence ATGACGTCGATTCAGAAGCCGCCCGTTAGGCACCCGTCGCTGCAGATCAACGCGCTTGGTCTCACGAAGCGCGATTACGAAGGCGCGATGTCGACGCTCTGTGCGGGCTGCGGGCACGATTCGGTGACGGCAGCGATGGTGCAGGCCTTCTTCGAGCTCGACATCCCGCCGCATCGCGCGGCGAAGATGAGCGGCATCGGATGCTCGTCGAAGACGACCGCGTACTTCATGCGGCAGTCGCACGGATTCAATTCGGTTCACGGACGCATGCCGTCCGTCGCGAGCGGGGCAAACGCCGCCAACCGCGATCTGATCTACATCGGCGTCTCCGGCGACGGCGACTCACTCTCGATCGGCCTCGGGCAGCTGTGTCACGCGATCCGGCGCAACGTCGACATGCTATATGTGCTCGAGAATAACGGCGTCTACGGCCTAACGAAGGGACAGTTCTCGGCCTCCGCGGACGTGGGGTCGAAATCGAAGCGCGGAGAGTCGAACGTCCAGCGGCCGATTGACCCCGTGTTGCTCGCGTTGAGTCTCGGCGCGACGTTCGTCGCGCGTGGATTCTCGGGGGATAAGACGCGACTGGTACCGATGTTGAAAGCGGGATTGCGGCACAAGGGGTTTGCGCTCATCGACGTGATCTCGCCGTGCGTGAGCTTCAACGATCACGAAGGATCGACGAAGAGTTATCGCTTCACGCGCGAGAATTATCACGAGCTGGCGCCAGTCGATTTCGTCCCCCTGCAGCGCGAGATCACCGCAGAGACCGAGCAGGGCGCCAGCGTCTCGGTGACGATGCACGACGGCAGCATTCTCCGCTTTCGCGAGGTCGCCAGTGAATACGATCCCACTGATCGCGACGCCGCGTACGCGCATGTGCGCGCGCGTCAGGACCGCGGCGAGATCGTCACTGGCCTGCTGTACATCGACGAGCGCTCGGCGGACATGCACGAGACAGCACATACCGTTGAGCGACCGCTCGTCGACGTGCCGTTCGAGGCGCTCTGCCCGGGGAAAGCGGAACTCGAGAAGCTGATGGATGAGTACCGCTAG
- a CDS encoding prolyl oligopeptidase family serine peptidase: protein MSRPSSFAALRRTTLAFAFLGISSSSALAQANTGVPSQQGATNRKDPGALKVLNLQDYGRWNRITSTAISPDGKWMTYTLQPNDGDATLFVKLLDGDKVYSVNAGTAPAAGRGDGGGGFGAAAANGPAFSDDSRFIGYYLNSPGSKGRGRGAQGGRGGRGGAGAAVAAEATARRFELLDLESGAKVDVPNAASFKFAKGGHWLAVRTNKAVADTTHDGADLLLRDLSSGASRNVGNVNQYDFDDSGRLLAYTIDAAEHLGNGVYLIDLASGGTKTLDGAAQIYDQVQWSADGSNLAVLRGTKASDKKQRDNVLLTWSEPGTPKSMKVEYDPSKDASFPKMMVLSEYSSPRFSRDGSRVFVGIKQQDAETAKSDVCSERSECDPQANVDVWHWKDPDPQSVQMIRIQQLRRTTTPASIVLATKRFVKLGSEDMTQVVPTANGKWAIGRDDSTYRGEVAWGGGHADYYRVNTETGERTLIERTVVRTMGTSPDSKWFLYLKDKHVKAVNLETMKTVDLDDGEKLSFVDVDDDHPYELPTYGVAGWSKDGKYVLLNHKYDVWAIPLDGGKAIELTQGVGTAQQIQFRVVRLDRRAGRGGRGGGIFGTDLGGDDDEGLDLSKPVLLSAYGEWTKKTGYWTASFGKAPVPLVFADKQIGQAQKAEKADRVVFTEQTFKEFPDYWVSTTAFASPRKVTDANPQLNEYAWGSKVLIEYTNGKGKKLQGTLTLPAGYQPGKKYPMLVYFYEIMSNTHHTFSMPVYDDRPHISTYASNGYLVLQPDVVYEIGKPGSSAVDCVESAVKKVIELGYADPQHIGLQGHSWGGYESSYILTRSKLFAAVVTGAPPTDLISFYDETYPGTGTLQQGIMELGQVRMGDGATPWTAKDLYEDQSPIFHVRDISTPFLILHGTADNAVDWHQGLEFYGAARRWGKHVILLSYPGEPHHLARKENQKDFQIRMKQFFDHYLMDKPEPKWMSDGVPQVKKGEPIE, encoded by the coding sequence ATGTCCCGCCCGTCCTCCTTCGCCGCATTGCGGCGAACTACGCTCGCGTTCGCCTTTCTCGGCATTTCCTCCAGCAGCGCCCTCGCCCAGGCCAACACCGGTGTCCCCTCCCAGCAGGGAGCGACGAACAGGAAAGACCCAGGCGCCCTCAAAGTTCTGAACCTGCAGGACTATGGCCGCTGGAATCGGATCACGTCGACGGCGATCTCGCCTGACGGGAAGTGGATGACGTACACGCTGCAACCCAACGACGGCGACGCGACCTTGTTCGTGAAGTTGCTCGACGGCGACAAGGTGTACAGCGTGAACGCCGGCACCGCGCCCGCCGCGGGCCGTGGCGATGGCGGCGGCGGTTTCGGTGCGGCGGCGGCCAACGGGCCAGCTTTCTCGGACGACTCGCGCTTCATTGGCTATTACCTGAACTCGCCCGGCTCGAAAGGCCGCGGACGGGGCGCGCAAGGTGGACGCGGGGGCCGTGGCGGCGCCGGCGCGGCCGTGGCGGCCGAAGCGACGGCTCGCAGGTTCGAGCTTCTCGACCTCGAGAGCGGCGCGAAGGTCGACGTGCCTAACGCTGCGAGCTTCAAGTTCGCCAAGGGCGGACACTGGCTCGCCGTCCGTACGAACAAGGCGGTGGCGGACACGACGCACGACGGCGCCGATCTGCTGCTCCGCGATCTCTCGTCAGGCGCCAGCCGCAACGTCGGGAACGTGAATCAATACGACTTCGACGACAGCGGACGTCTCCTCGCCTACACCATCGACGCCGCCGAGCACCTCGGGAACGGCGTCTACCTGATCGACCTCGCGAGCGGCGGGACCAAGACACTCGACGGCGCCGCACAGATCTACGATCAGGTCCAATGGAGCGCGGATGGGTCGAACCTCGCCGTGCTGCGTGGCACGAAGGCGAGCGACAAGAAGCAGCGCGACAACGTGCTTCTCACCTGGTCCGAGCCTGGCACGCCGAAGTCGATGAAAGTCGAGTACGATCCCTCGAAAGACGCCTCGTTCCCCAAGATGATGGTCTTGAGCGAGTACTCATCGCCGCGCTTCAGCCGCGACGGCTCACGCGTCTTCGTCGGCATCAAGCAGCAGGACGCCGAGACGGCGAAGAGCGACGTCTGCTCGGAGCGAAGCGAATGCGATCCGCAGGCGAACGTCGACGTCTGGCACTGGAAGGATCCCGATCCGCAGTCGGTGCAGATGATCCGCATCCAGCAATTGCGCCGAACGACGACGCCCGCGTCGATCGTGCTGGCAACCAAGCGCTTCGTGAAGCTCGGTAGCGAAGACATGACACAGGTGGTCCCGACCGCCAACGGCAAATGGGCGATCGGCCGCGACGACAGCACGTATCGGGGCGAAGTCGCCTGGGGCGGCGGCCACGCGGATTATTATCGCGTGAACACCGAAACTGGTGAGCGGACGCTCATCGAGCGCACGGTCGTCAGGACGATGGGGACGTCCCCGGATAGCAAGTGGTTCCTCTACCTCAAGGACAAGCACGTCAAGGCCGTGAACCTCGAGACGATGAAGACGGTCGATCTCGACGACGGCGAGAAGCTCAGCTTCGTCGATGTCGACGACGATCACCCGTATGAGCTGCCAACGTACGGCGTTGCCGGTTGGTCGAAGGACGGAAAGTATGTCCTCCTCAACCACAAGTACGACGTGTGGGCCATTCCGCTCGATGGCGGGAAGGCGATCGAGCTCACCCAGGGCGTCGGCACGGCGCAGCAGATTCAGTTCCGCGTCGTTAGGCTCGACCGGCGTGCGGGCCGAGGCGGCCGCGGCGGCGGCATCTTCGGCACTGACCTCGGCGGCGACGATGACGAGGGACTCGATCTGTCGAAACCGGTCCTCCTTTCCGCGTATGGCGAGTGGACGAAGAAGACGGGCTACTGGACCGCGTCGTTCGGCAAGGCGCCCGTGCCCCTCGTCTTTGCCGACAAGCAAATCGGCCAGGCGCAGAAAGCGGAGAAGGCCGATCGCGTCGTCTTCACCGAGCAAACCTTCAAGGAATTCCCCGACTACTGGGTATCGACGACAGCGTTCGCCTCACCGCGCAAGGTGACGGACGCCAACCCGCAGCTCAACGAGTACGCCTGGGGGAGCAAGGTCCTCATCGAGTACACCAACGGCAAAGGGAAGAAGTTGCAAGGGACGCTGACCCTCCCCGCGGGATACCAGCCAGGCAAGAAGTATCCGATGCTGGTGTATTTCTACGAGATCATGTCGAACACGCATCACACGTTCTCCATGCCCGTGTACGACGACCGGCCCCACATCTCGACCTATGCGTCCAACGGGTATCTCGTGCTCCAGCCGGACGTTGTTTATGAAATTGGTAAGCCCGGCAGTTCAGCGGTCGATTGCGTCGAGAGCGCCGTGAAGAAAGTCATCGAGCTCGGCTATGCGGATCCGCAGCACATTGGGCTCCAGGGGCACAGCTGGGGCGGTTATGAGAGCTCGTATATCCTCACTCGCTCGAAGCTGTTCGCTGCTGTGGTCACCGGTGCCCCGCCGACGGATCTCATCAGCTTTTATGACGAGACCTACCCGGGCACGGGCACCTTGCAGCAAGGGATCATGGAGCTCGGACAGGTGCGCATGGGCGACGGCGCCACGCCGTGGACGGCAAAGGACCTTTACGAAGATCAGTCGCCGATCTTCCATGTTCGTGACATCTCCACCCCCTTCCTCATCCTTCACGGCACCGCCGACAACGCCGTCGATTGGCACCAGGGCCTGGAGTTCTACGGTGCGGCGCGTCGTTGGGGGAAGCACGTCATCCTGTTGTCGTATCCGGGCGAGCCGCACCATCTGGCGCGAAAGGAGAACCAGAAGGATTTTCAGATCAGGATGAAGCAGTTCTTCGATCATTACCTGATGGACAAGCCGGAACCGAAGTGGATGAGCGACGGCGTGCCCCAGGTGAAAAAGGGGGAGCCAATCGAGTAG